In Terriglobales bacterium, a single window of DNA contains:
- a CDS encoding hydroxymethylglutaryl-CoA lyase, with amino-acid sequence MKSDVKLVECPRDAWQGLTGQIPAEVKAQYLRALIAAGFKHIDAVSFVSPKAVPQMADSEEVLEQLDPPDDVEIIGIVVNEKGVERAIATEAVHTVGFPYSVSPAFLKKNANQTFEAAVESLEKIKLQADDAGMGTVAYISMAFGNPYGEPWNAEEVVEAVRLLFDMGITQISLADTVGLANAAQVGALVRAVAPQFPGVELGVHLHSRPEQAAEKVLAAYDAGARRFDCALGGLGGCPFAQDLLVGNIPTERVLEALGGRGIPLPIQKPLDSVLRMSADIAQKHSTQVVH; translated from the coding sequence ATGAAGTCCGACGTCAAACTCGTTGAGTGTCCCCGCGATGCCTGGCAAGGCCTCACCGGCCAGATTCCGGCCGAGGTCAAGGCGCAGTACCTGCGGGCGCTGATCGCCGCGGGGTTCAAGCACATTGACGCGGTGTCGTTCGTCTCCCCCAAAGCCGTGCCGCAGATGGCGGACTCCGAAGAAGTACTCGAGCAGCTCGACCCGCCCGACGACGTGGAAATCATCGGCATCGTGGTGAACGAAAAGGGTGTGGAGCGCGCGATTGCGACCGAGGCCGTGCACACGGTGGGCTTCCCCTATTCGGTCTCGCCGGCGTTTCTCAAGAAGAACGCGAACCAGACGTTCGAGGCAGCCGTCGAGTCACTGGAGAAGATCAAGCTGCAGGCTGACGACGCCGGCATGGGCACGGTAGCCTACATCTCCATGGCCTTCGGCAATCCTTACGGCGAGCCGTGGAACGCCGAGGAGGTCGTGGAGGCGGTGCGGCTGCTCTTCGACATGGGCATCACCCAGATCTCGCTCGCCGATACCGTAGGACTGGCGAATGCGGCGCAGGTCGGCGCGCTGGTGCGCGCCGTCGCGCCCCAGTTCCCGGGCGTAGAGCTTGGCGTTCACCTGCACAGCCGGCCGGAGCAGGCCGCGGAAAAAGTCCTGGCCGCGTATGATGCCGGCGCCCGGCGCTTCGACTGCGCTCTGGGCGGCCTGGGCGGATGTCCCTTCGCGCAGGACTTGCTGGTAGGTAACATTCCGACCGAGCGCGTGCTCGAAGCCCTGGGCGGCCGCGGCATCCCGCTGCCAATCCAGAAGCCGCTCGATTCGGTGCTGCGCATGTCCGCCGACATCGCGCAGAAACATTCGACCCAGGTGGTGCACTGA
- a CDS encoding enoyl-CoA hydratase-related protein codes for MANTVLLAEGDGIVTLTLNRPEKRNAISFELLADLMSALDAAEQSAAQVAILTGAGQAFCAGLDLEGLKGLIGKKHEENVKDSATMARLFRRIYDFPKPTIAAVNGAAIAGGTGIATMCDFTLAVPEAKFGYTEVRIGFVPAIVSSFLVTQVGHKIARDLLLTGRLFDAAEAHRYGLVNEVVSAEQLMPRARELAQTLIANSPSSVRAAKRLINSFIAEQLDSQIAQAIEDNARIRTTDDFREGITSFLEKRKPKWTGK; via the coding sequence ATGGCAAACACGGTCCTGCTCGCGGAAGGCGATGGCATCGTCACCCTCACGCTCAACCGCCCGGAAAAGCGAAACGCCATCAGCTTCGAGCTGCTCGCCGACCTGATGTCGGCGCTCGACGCGGCAGAACAGTCCGCGGCGCAGGTAGCCATCCTCACCGGCGCGGGCCAGGCCTTCTGCGCTGGACTCGACCTCGAAGGCCTGAAGGGCCTGATTGGCAAGAAGCACGAGGAGAACGTGAAAGACTCCGCCACCATGGCGCGCCTCTTCCGCCGCATCTACGACTTCCCCAAGCCCACCATCGCCGCGGTGAATGGCGCTGCTATCGCCGGCGGCACCGGCATCGCCACCATGTGCGACTTCACCCTGGCCGTCCCCGAGGCCAAGTTCGGCTACACCGAGGTGCGCATCGGCTTCGTGCCGGCCATCGTCTCGTCGTTCCTGGTGACGCAGGTGGGACACAAGATCGCGCGCGACCTGCTGCTCACCGGGCGGCTCTTCGACGCCGCCGAAGCCCACCGCTATGGGCTGGTCAATGAAGTCGTGTCCGCGGAACAGCTGATGCCGCGGGCGCGCGAGCTGGCGCAGACGCTCATCGCGAACAGCCCGTCGTCGGTGCGCGCCGCCAAACGGCTCATCAACAGCTTCATCGCGGAACAGCTCGATTCACAGATCGCCCAGGCTATCGAGGACAACGCCCGCATCCGCACCACCGACGACTTCCGCGAGGGCATCACGTCGTTCCTCGAGAAACGCAAGCCGAAGTGGACGGGGAAATGA
- a CDS encoding thioesterase family protein codes for MKPAVGETTLRVRYAETDQMGVVYHSNFIIWFEVGRVELLRQLGLEYSNMEREDDCHIAVVDVRVRYKAPARYDDQILVRTQLKNVRDSLLHFTYEVARATDGTLLAEGETTHLVVDKNMERKALPEKYQMAFKKAAGHS; via the coding sequence ATGAAGCCGGCTGTAGGAGAGACCACACTCCGCGTGCGCTACGCCGAGACCGACCAGATGGGCGTGGTCTATCATTCCAACTTCATCATCTGGTTCGAGGTGGGCCGCGTGGAGCTGCTGCGCCAACTGGGCCTTGAGTACAGCAACATGGAGCGCGAAGACGACTGCCACATCGCGGTGGTGGACGTGCGCGTCCGCTACAAGGCTCCGGCGCGCTACGACGACCAGATCCTGGTGCGCACCCAGTTGAAGAACGTCCGCGATTCCCTGCTGCACTTCACGTACGAGGTCGCGCGGGCCACCGACGGCACGCTATTGGCCGAGGGCGAGACCACGCACCTGGTGGTGGACAAGAACATGGAGCGCAAGGCGCTGCCCGAGAAATACCAGATGGCATTCAAGAAAGCGGCGGGACATTCGTGA
- a CDS encoding metal ABC transporter permease, which translates to MDILPFLLLPFLASLILTGIHAYLGVHVVERGVIFVDLALAQIAALGAVVAILVGVDPHGSGAYWISLAFTFLGAAVFALVRGRRLHIPQEAIIGISYAVASGAAVLAMSKATGETEHLKDMLVGNILAVSRSEVIRTAVLYAVIGLFHFLFRKKFLLISTDPKRAEAEGLSIRFWDFLFYASFGFVVTSSVAIAGVLLVFCYLIVPSVGAMLFADRIGPRLAIGWTMGTLVSALGVWLSVEADLPTGATIVCTFGGVLILMFVVSALIGRGKGAPPNNNAQAARAA; encoded by the coding sequence ATGGACATCCTACCGTTTCTCTTATTGCCCTTCCTGGCCAGCCTGATCCTGACCGGGATCCACGCCTACCTGGGAGTGCACGTGGTGGAGCGTGGCGTGATCTTCGTGGACCTGGCCCTGGCGCAGATCGCGGCCCTGGGCGCGGTGGTGGCCATCCTGGTGGGCGTGGACCCGCATGGAAGTGGTGCCTACTGGATCAGCCTGGCCTTCACCTTCCTGGGCGCGGCGGTGTTCGCGCTGGTGCGCGGGCGCCGGCTCCACATCCCGCAGGAGGCCATCATCGGCATCTCCTACGCCGTGGCCTCCGGCGCCGCCGTGCTGGCCATGAGCAAGGCCACCGGCGAGACCGAGCATTTGAAGGACATGCTGGTCGGCAACATCCTGGCCGTTTCCCGGTCCGAAGTCATCAGGACGGCCGTGCTCTACGCCGTCATCGGGCTCTTCCACTTCCTCTTTCGCAAGAAGTTCCTGCTGATCTCAACCGACCCCAAGCGGGCCGAGGCTGAGGGGCTCTCCATCCGGTTCTGGGACTTCCTTTTCTATGCTTCATTCGGATTCGTGGTGACCTCATCGGTGGCCATCGCCGGAGTGCTGCTGGTGTTCTGCTACCTGATCGTGCCTTCAGTGGGAGCCATGCTGTTCGCGGACCGCATCGGGCCGCGCCTGGCCATCGGATGGACCATGGGCACGCTGGTCTCGGCCCTGGGCGTGTGGCTCTCCGTGGAAGCCGATCTGCCTACCGGCGCTACCATCGTATGCACCTTTGGCGGCGTGCTCATCCTCATGTTCGTGGTGAGCGCGCTCATCGGCCGCGGCAAGGGCGCTCCCCCCAACAACAACGCCCAGGCTGCTAGGGCCGCCTAG
- a CDS encoding HDIG domain-containing protein produces the protein MLTGENTAKGLPERASAWALLCEFTASESLRKHALAVEACMRAYAKKFAEDEDAYGLAGLLHDFDYEKYPTPAEHPFVGSKILEERGYPEWLRRCILSHADYSNVARETKMEHALFACDELAGFITAIALVKPGKSLAEVEARSVRKKMKDKAFARSVSRDDITKGAAELSIDLDQHISFCIEAMKGIASELGLEGKPPSTSTEPT, from the coding sequence ATGTTGACCGGAGAAAACACAGCGAAAGGACTGCCGGAGCGGGCGTCGGCGTGGGCGTTACTTTGCGAGTTCACTGCCTCGGAAAGTCTGCGCAAACACGCGCTGGCGGTCGAAGCCTGCATGCGCGCCTACGCGAAAAAGTTCGCTGAGGACGAAGATGCTTACGGCCTCGCCGGCCTGCTGCACGACTTCGACTACGAGAAATATCCCACGCCGGCGGAGCATCCTTTCGTGGGCAGCAAGATCCTGGAGGAGCGCGGCTACCCGGAGTGGCTGCGCCGCTGCATCCTCTCGCACGCCGATTATTCGAACGTCGCTCGCGAGACAAAAATGGAGCACGCGCTCTTCGCCTGCGACGAGCTCGCCGGCTTCATCACCGCCATCGCCCTGGTAAAGCCCGGCAAGTCGCTCGCCGAGGTGGAGGCGCGCTCGGTGCGCAAGAAGATGAAGGACAAAGCCTTCGCCCGCTCTGTCAGCCGCGACGACATCACCAAGGGCGCCGCCGAGCTCAGCATCGATCTCGACCAGCACATCAGCTTCTGCATCGAGGCGATGAAGGGAATTGCGAGCGAGTTGGGATTGGAGGGGAAGCCCCCCAGCACAAGCACAGAGCCGACCTAA
- a CDS encoding helix-turn-helix transcriptional regulator translates to MRCDRCRLVQFRTSTNLCRKCHTSLDAEVPPPVAVEPAPAPPTNGNGNGNGHTRLQIALAIRSLRLRNGLSQRQLALRMHVPRTYVSKIENEKACPTLSSIERLARALEVSVPELLVYDPGGHNQQSEIRDLLSDDFISQLLPYLSKLDGMQWSSILAQVRDLSLRPRRNV, encoded by the coding sequence GTGAGATGCGACCGATGCCGGCTGGTGCAGTTCCGCACCAGCACCAATCTTTGCCGAAAGTGCCATACCTCTTTGGACGCGGAAGTACCCCCGCCCGTCGCCGTTGAGCCGGCGCCGGCGCCTCCGACCAACGGCAACGGAAATGGCAACGGCCACACGCGTCTGCAGATCGCATTGGCCATCCGCTCGCTGCGGTTGCGCAACGGCCTGAGCCAGCGCCAGTTGGCGCTGCGCATGCACGTGCCGCGCACCTACGTCTCCAAGATCGAGAACGAGAAGGCCTGTCCCACGCTCTCTTCCATCGAGCGCCTGGCCAGGGCGCTGGAGGTCTCGGTGCCCGAGCTGCTGGTCTACGATCCCGGCGGCCATAACCAGCAGAGCGAGATTCGCGACCTGCTCTCCGACGATTTCATCTCGCAACTGCTTCCCTATCTCTCGAAGCTGGATGGGATGCAGTGGTCGAGCATCCTGGCCCAGGTGCGCGACTTGAGCCTGCGGCCGCGCAGAAACGTTTAG
- the hutH gene encoding histidine ammonia-lyase — protein sequence MKALPITGNDLTLAALREVVQDRRPVELDSEARKRVRKARAVVEKLLRGKHVAYGVNTGVGQLSDVRIPPGQIRQLQVNLIRSHSAGVGEPLSEPEVRALMLLRANSLAKGHSGVRPAIIETLCQMLNRGVHPIVPSQGSVGASGDLAPLAHMALVMIGEGEAVVAGKRLPGNEALKQARIKPLKLEAKEAISIINGTQGMLALGALALLAAETLADSADVIGAMSLDALRGTDVAIDERIHRARPHPGQLRSARNLRRMLEGSQIRESHRDCARVQDAYSLRCMPQVHGAVRDTLAYCRRVFEIEMNSAVDNPLVFLSQAAAEGGRATQAEILSGGNFHGQPLAFALDFMGIALTSLAGISERRIERLVNPALSEGLPAFLAKDPGLNSGFMMAQVTAAALVSENKVLAHPASADSIPTSGNKEDYVSMGMTAALKLKRILENATHVLAIEALAAAQGIDFRAPLKSSKRIEQAKAVVRAVAPVVEKDRALAGDFASVSAILRRGKLAKALA from the coding sequence GTGAAAGCTCTTCCCATCACTGGTAACGACCTGACCCTCGCCGCGCTGCGCGAGGTGGTCCAGGACCGCCGCCCGGTAGAGCTCGATTCCGAGGCGCGCAAGCGCGTGCGCAAGGCGCGCGCCGTGGTGGAGAAGCTGCTGCGCGGCAAGCACGTGGCCTACGGCGTGAACACCGGCGTGGGCCAGTTGAGCGACGTGCGCATCCCGCCGGGGCAGATCCGCCAGCTTCAGGTCAACCTCATCCGCTCGCACTCGGCGGGCGTGGGCGAGCCGCTGAGCGAGCCCGAAGTCCGCGCGCTGATGCTGCTGCGCGCCAACTCCCTGGCTAAAGGTCATTCCGGCGTGCGCCCCGCCATCATCGAGACGCTCTGCCAGATGCTCAACCGCGGCGTGCATCCCATCGTCCCGTCGCAGGGCAGCGTGGGAGCGAGCGGCGACCTGGCGCCGCTGGCCCACATGGCGCTGGTGATGATCGGCGAAGGCGAGGCCGTGGTCGCCGGCAAGCGTCTCCCGGGCAACGAAGCGCTGAAGCAGGCGCGCATCAAGCCGCTCAAGCTCGAAGCCAAAGAAGCCATCTCGATCATCAACGGGACGCAGGGAATGCTGGCGCTGGGCGCGCTGGCGCTGCTCGCTGCGGAGACCTTAGCCGACTCCGCCGACGTCATCGGCGCCATGTCGCTCGACGCGCTGCGCGGCACCGACGTCGCCATCGACGAGCGCATCCACCGCGCCCGCCCGCATCCCGGCCAGTTGCGCAGCGCGCGCAACCTGCGCCGCATGCTCGAAGGCAGCCAGATCCGCGAGTCGCACCGCGACTGCGCGCGCGTGCAGGACGCCTACTCGTTGCGCTGCATGCCCCAGGTCCACGGCGCCGTGCGCGACACCCTCGCCTATTGCCGCCGCGTCTTCGAGATCGAGATGAACTCCGCCGTGGATAATCCGCTGGTGTTTCTCAGTCAAGCCGCGGCCGAGGGCGGCCGCGCCACGCAGGCTGAGATCCTCTCCGGGGGCAACTTCCACGGCCAGCCTCTGGCCTTCGCGTTGGATTTTATGGGCATCGCGCTGACCTCGCTCGCGGGAATCTCCGAGCGCCGCATCGAGCGCCTGGTGAATCCGGCGCTCAGCGAAGGCCTGCCGGCCTTCCTCGCCAAGGACCCGGGGCTGAATTCCGGCTTCATGATGGCGCAGGTGACGGCCGCGGCCCTGGTCAGCGAGAACAAGGTACTGGCGCACCCGGCCTCGGCGGATTCAATCCCGACCTCGGGCAACAAAGAAGACTACGTCTCCATGGGCATGACCGCGGCGCTCAAGCTGAAGAGGATATTGGAGAATGCGACGCACGTACTGGCCATCGAGGCCCTCGCCGCCGCCCAGGGGATCGATTTCCGGGCACCGCTCAAGTCGAGCAAGCGCATCGAGCAGGCCAAGGCGGTGGTGCGTGCGGTGGCACCGGTCGTGGAGAAAGACCGCGCGCTAGCTGGGGACTTCGCGAGCGTATCGGCGATTCTTCGGCGGGGCAAACTGGCAAAGGCCCTCGCTTGA
- a CDS encoding acyl-CoA carboxylase subunit beta, which produces RIALLLDPKTEFFELGTYSAYGMYEEWGGAPAAGVVTGLGRVHGRLLMLIVNDATVKAGAFFPMTAKKVIRAQNIAIENRIPTIYLVDSAGVFLPLQEDVFPDTDDFGRIFRNNAVMSAMGIPQLSAVMGMCVAGGAYLPLMCDHLLMTDGSGLFIAGPALVQAAIGQKASAEELGGAKMHSEISGTVDFREPDDPACLVRIRSLIEKMGYRRNSIFDRKKPLPPAFAAEELYGIFESDPARQYDMKEVIARLVDASRFDEYKSEYGETVLCGYARIGGFAVGIVANQKKHVQQTDRAGNKRVEFGGVIYTESAEKAARFIMDCNQNLVPLVFLHDVNGFMVGRDAEWSGILRAGAKMVNAVSNSVVPKITVILGGSFGAGHYAMCGKAYDPRFLFAWPTARYAVMGGEQAANTLVEIKIKQLERGGKKLSAEEKKELFESVKKTYDEQTDPRYGAARLWIDKIIDPVSTREAITTALEAAALNPDVAEFKVGVLQT; this is translated from the coding sequence AGCGCATCGCGCTGCTGCTCGACCCGAAGACGGAGTTCTTCGAGCTCGGCACCTACAGCGCCTACGGCATGTACGAGGAGTGGGGCGGCGCGCCAGCGGCGGGCGTGGTCACTGGCCTCGGACGCGTCCACGGCCGCCTGCTCATGCTCATCGTGAACGACGCCACGGTGAAGGCCGGCGCCTTCTTCCCCATGACCGCCAAGAAGGTGATCCGCGCGCAGAACATCGCCATCGAGAACCGCATCCCCACCATTTATCTAGTGGACTCCGCCGGCGTCTTCCTGCCGCTGCAGGAGGACGTCTTCCCCGACACCGACGACTTCGGCCGCATCTTCCGCAACAACGCGGTGATGAGCGCCATGGGCATCCCGCAGCTCTCGGCGGTGATGGGCATGTGCGTGGCCGGCGGCGCTTACCTGCCGCTAATGTGCGACCACCTGCTGATGACCGACGGCTCGGGATTGTTCATCGCCGGACCGGCACTGGTGCAGGCGGCCATCGGACAGAAAGCCTCGGCGGAAGAGCTGGGCGGCGCCAAGATGCACTCCGAGATCTCGGGCACGGTGGACTTCCGCGAGCCCGACGATCCCGCCTGCCTCGTGCGCATCCGCTCGCTCATCGAGAAGATGGGCTATCGCCGCAACTCCATCTTCGACCGCAAGAAGCCGCTGCCCCCGGCCTTCGCCGCCGAGGAGCTTTACGGCATCTTCGAATCCGACCCGGCGCGCCAGTACGACATGAAGGAAGTGATTGCGCGCCTGGTGGACGCCAGCCGCTTCGACGAGTACAAGTCGGAATACGGCGAAACCGTGCTCTGCGGCTACGCCCGCATCGGCGGCTTCGCCGTGGGCATCGTGGCCAACCAGAAAAAGCACGTGCAGCAGACCGACCGCGCCGGCAACAAGCGCGTGGAGTTCGGCGGCGTCATCTATACCGAGTCGGCGGAGAAGGCCGCGCGCTTCATCATGGACTGCAACCAGAACCTGGTGCCGCTGGTCTTCCTGCACGACGTCAACGGATTCATGGTGGGGCGCGACGCGGAGTGGAGCGGCATCCTGCGCGCCGGCGCCAAGATGGTGAACGCGGTGTCGAACTCCGTCGTGCCCAAGATCACCGTCATCCTGGGCGGCTCCTTCGGCGCCGGACACTACGCCATGTGCGGCAAGGCCTACGACCCGCGCTTCCTCTTCGCCTGGCCCACCGCGCGTTACGCCGTCATGGGCGGCGAGCAGGCGGCGAATACGCTGGTGGAGATCAAGATCAAGCAGCTCGAACGCGGCGGCAAGAAGTTGAGCGCGGAAGAGAAGAAGGAACTGTTCGAGTCGGTGAAGAAAACCTACGACGAGCAGACCGACCCGCGCTACGGCGCCGCGCGCCTGTGGATCGATAAGATCATCGACCCGGTCTCGACGCGCGAGGCCATCACCACCGCGCTCGAGGCCGCGGCGCTCAACCCGGACGTAGCGGAGTTCAAGGTTGGAGTGCTCCAAACGTGA